The proteins below are encoded in one region of Neorhodopirellula lusitana:
- a CDS encoding glycosyltransferase, translating to MFDASYVAQITNWLGSDACRQLSIYALPDEFRLTVIVPVYNECDTVQEVIAKLRKTGLPLEIILVDDGSDDGSSEVLSKMVLAGPSGNTQSVGLQGVGAVGVGAHGAGTLDAGAQRAGAEAIDAYRVGSNVAGAQDASVLEPGGEVASAQVVGDVQLIRHQVNRGKGAAIRTGVEAATGDVIVIQDADSEYNPDDLRGLLQPLVERSADVVYGTRYGHCDRQLSPWWHQAVNAFITMLASVAIGPRLSDVETCYKMARTEHFKAVLPKLKEDRFGIEIELTARFARMGLRFTERPIRYQHRWYDEGKKITWKDGVAALYCIAKYGFLKR from the coding sequence ATGTTCGACGCATCTTATGTCGCGCAGATCACGAATTGGCTCGGCTCGGATGCCTGTCGACAGCTGTCCATTTATGCGTTGCCTGATGAGTTTCGTTTGACGGTCATCGTGCCGGTCTACAACGAGTGTGACACGGTTCAAGAGGTGATCGCAAAGCTTCGCAAGACAGGTTTGCCGCTGGAGATCATTCTGGTCGATGACGGCTCTGATGATGGGTCATCGGAAGTGCTATCGAAGATGGTGTTGGCAGGGCCAAGTGGGAACACCCAGAGCGTAGGTTTGCAGGGCGTAGGTGCAGTGGGCGTAGGTGCACATGGCGCGGGTACATTGGACGCGGGCGCGCAACGTGCGGGCGCCGAGGCCATCGACGCGTACCGAGTTGGCAGCAACGTCGCAGGCGCACAGGACGCAAGCGTTCTGGAGCCTGGCGGGGAAGTTGCAAGCGCGCAAGTCGTTGGGGATGTGCAGTTGATTCGTCATCAGGTGAATCGTGGTAAGGGAGCCGCGATCCGTACCGGCGTGGAAGCTGCGACTGGTGACGTGATCGTGATTCAGGACGCGGACAGTGAGTACAACCCCGATGATCTGCGTGGGTTGTTGCAGCCCTTGGTCGAGCGATCTGCGGACGTGGTTTACGGCACGCGGTACGGTCACTGTGATCGCCAGTTGTCACCTTGGTGGCACCAAGCGGTGAACGCATTCATCACGATGCTCGCAAGCGTCGCGATCGGTCCTCGTTTGAGTGACGTGGAGACCTGTTATAAGATGGCTCGGACAGAACACTTCAAGGCGGTGTTGCCGAAATTGAAGGAAGATCGGTTCGGTATCGAGATTGAATTGACGGCCCGGTTTGCTCGAATGGGATTGCGGTTCACGGAACGCCCGATTCGCTACCAGCACCGCTGGTACGACGAAGGAAAGAAGATCACTTGGAAGGATGGCGTCGCGGCTTTGTACTGCATTGCGAAGTACGGATTCTTAAAACGTTGA
- the rimI gene encoding ribosomal protein S18-alanine N-acetyltransferase — MIRRDMPDVLGIEGNCFEFAWTEDDFIRCLRQRNCIGMVAECEGRVVGFMIYELHKNRLHILNFAVHSDYRRRGIGNVMMDKLLGKLSQERRNRIMLEVRETNLEAQLFFKNLGFKAISVLRDFYDDAAEDAYLMQFRYQPTAEELAQPHNRITRMAG, encoded by the coding sequence ATGATTCGCCGAGATATGCCGGACGTGCTTGGGATTGAAGGCAATTGCTTTGAGTTTGCTTGGACGGAAGATGATTTTATCCGTTGCCTACGACAGCGCAACTGCATTGGCATGGTTGCTGAATGCGAAGGTCGCGTCGTCGGGTTCATGATTTATGAGCTGCATAAGAACCGTCTGCATATCTTGAACTTCGCCGTTCACAGTGATTATCGCCGGCGTGGAATCGGCAATGTGATGATGGACAAGTTATTGGGCAAGTTGTCCCAAGAACGCCGCAACCGGATCATGCTGGAGGTTCGGGAAACGAATCTGGAGGCGCAGTTGTTCTTTAAGAACTTGGGCTTCAAGGCTATTTCGGTTTTACGTGACTTCTATGATGACGCAGCCGAAGACGCCTACCTGATGCAGTTTCGTTATCAGCCGACGGCAGAAGAATTGGCTCAGCCGCACAATCGAATCACGCGGATGGCTGGTTAG
- the rplK gene encoding 50S ribosomal protein L11, with product MAKQVTGQAKFQVPGGQATPAPPVGTSLGKFGVNLGQFVQQFNDRTKEYNGTPIPVIVTVYNDRSFDFVTKSPPAASMLKAAAGIAKGSGVPNKDKVGKVTRAQCEEIAQKKMEDLNARSIDQAAMMIEGTARSMGIVVEG from the coding sequence ATGGCAAAACAAGTAACCGGTCAAGCTAAGTTTCAAGTTCCTGGTGGACAAGCGACTCCAGCACCTCCTGTTGGTACCTCGTTGGGTAAGTTCGGTGTGAACTTGGGCCAGTTCGTCCAGCAGTTCAACGATCGTACTAAGGAATACAACGGAACACCGATTCCTGTGATCGTTACGGTTTACAACGACCGTAGTTTTGACTTTGTCACCAAGAGTCCTCCAGCTGCTTCGATGTTGAAGGCTGCTGCTGGTATTGCCAAGGGCAGTGGTGTCCCTAACAAGGACAAGGTCGGCAAGGTGACTCGCGCTCAGTGCGAAGAGATCGCTCAAAAGAAAATGGAAGACCTTAACGCTCGCAGTATCGATCAAGCTGCGATGATGATCGAAGGTACTGCACGTAGCATGGGCATCGTTGTCGAGGGCTAG
- the nusG gene encoding transcription termination/antitermination protein NusG, protein MTDNDVQDEADSGAEEVSASGPALPPPAPVDPNAMPKVETEGEPVKDWYILKVAFNREDSIADALRKRVKMEDMGDLIEEIVVPSEDVATFTRDGKRRVTKRKLLPGYIMAFMAINDDTWFLVRETGGISDFTGSAGKPMPMEPEDVERFINRPLVEDEEDAPMKTSIPFKVGDRVRVKEGNFENQEGEVEVVDEANGRVTVVINIFGRSVPMELDHWQVEPL, encoded by the coding sequence ATGACCGATAACGATGTGCAGGACGAGGCCGACTCGGGTGCGGAAGAAGTTTCTGCTTCTGGTCCCGCTTTGCCGCCCCCTGCCCCAGTCGATCCAAACGCGATGCCGAAGGTCGAGACCGAAGGTGAGCCAGTCAAGGACTGGTACATCCTGAAGGTTGCTTTCAATCGCGAAGATTCGATCGCTGACGCGTTGCGAAAACGCGTCAAGATGGAAGACATGGGAGATCTTATCGAAGAGATCGTGGTCCCCAGTGAAGATGTGGCAACATTCACGCGTGATGGAAAGCGACGCGTCACGAAACGTAAGTTGTTGCCTGGGTACATCATGGCCTTCATGGCCATCAACGACGATACATGGTTCCTGGTTCGAGAGACTGGGGGCATTAGCGACTTCACGGGTTCGGCTGGTAAGCCGATGCCAATGGAACCTGAGGATGTGGAGCGGTTCATTAATCGTCCGTTAGTCGAGGACGAAGAAGATGCTCCGATGAAGACCTCGATTCCGTTCAAGGTCGGCGATCGAGTTCGCGTCAAGGAAGGCAATTTCGAGAACCAAGAAGGCGAAGTCGAAGTTGTCGACGAAGCCAATGGTCGTGTCACTGTGGTCATCAATATCTTCGGGCGTAGTGTTCCGATGGAGCTTGATCACTGGCAAGTTGAACCTTTGTAA
- the secE gene encoding preprotein translocase subunit SecE codes for MSKDLTQSGSAGSPLTSELFHAEVYKPTQGRIVRQLTALAIFVIVGLGSWRLYGFLPTMMSNGVVARSIAGVLLAAGLWFGFRLVNWPRFADFLIAVEAEMNKVTWPSKDELIRAAIVVIFTIFFLAVTLFSFDVLWQFIFNALGVTS; via the coding sequence ATGTCGAAAGACCTGACTCAATCCGGTTCTGCCGGTTCGCCCCTGACTAGCGAATTGTTTCATGCGGAGGTTTATAAGCCGACGCAGGGACGTATCGTTCGTCAGTTGACCGCGCTTGCAATCTTTGTGATTGTTGGGCTTGGTAGCTGGCGTTTGTATGGGTTCTTGCCCACGATGATGAGCAACGGCGTGGTTGCTCGATCGATCGCGGGTGTGCTCTTGGCCGCTGGCTTGTGGTTCGGGTTTCGATTGGTGAACTGGCCGCGTTTTGCGGACTTCTTGATCGCTGTTGAAGCGGAGATGAATAAGGTCACCTGGCCCAGTAAAGATGAGTTGATTCGTGCCGCGATCGTCGTGATCTTCACGATCTTCTTCTTGGCAGTGACGCTGTTCTCTTTTGACGTACTTTGGCAATTCATCTTTAACGCTCTTGGGGTCACCTCGTGA
- the tuf gene encoding elongation factor Tu, producing MAKEAFQRTKPHVNVGTIGHIDHGKTTTTGAILAVQAAKGLAKAKGYSDIAKGGTVRDATKTVTIAVAHVEYETPERHYAHIDCPGHADFVKNMITGAAQMDGAILVVSAADGPMPQTKEHVLLARQVGVPYIVVYLNKCDLVDDEELLELVELEVRELLSKYDFPGDDVPVIQGSSLPAYNNPSDPEASKGISDLMDALDKYIPEPVREDDKPFLMAIEDVFSIEGRGTVATGRIERGVVKVGEEVEIVGLSETPVKTICTGVEMFRKEMNEGRSGDNVGCLLRGVKREDIQRGQVLAKPKSINPHTKFEAEVYCLSKDEGGRHTPFFSGYRPQFYFRTTDVTGTANLVDADMCMPGDNVKVTVELHKPIAIDDGVRFAIREGGRTVGSGVVTKIVE from the coding sequence ATGGCTAAGGAAGCATTTCAGCGTACTAAACCCCACGTCAACGTCGGTACTATCGGCCACATTGACCATGGTAAAACCACCACTACTGGTGCTATTCTCGCTGTTCAGGCCGCTAAGGGTCTTGCAAAAGCGAAGGGTTACTCAGATATCGCCAAGGGCGGTACAGTTCGCGACGCGACTAAGACTGTGACAATTGCGGTTGCTCACGTCGAGTACGAAACACCTGAGCGTCACTACGCTCACATCGATTGCCCAGGTCACGCTGACTTCGTCAAGAACATGATCACCGGTGCCGCTCAAATGGACGGTGCGATTTTGGTTGTGTCGGCTGCCGACGGCCCGATGCCACAAACCAAAGAGCACGTTCTTCTTGCTCGTCAGGTTGGTGTGCCTTACATCGTTGTTTATCTCAATAAGTGTGACCTCGTCGACGACGAAGAATTGCTTGAGTTGGTTGAGCTCGAAGTTCGTGAATTGCTTAGCAAGTACGACTTCCCAGGCGATGACGTTCCCGTCATCCAAGGTAGCTCGTTGCCAGCCTACAACAATCCTTCGGATCCTGAAGCCAGCAAGGGCATCAGCGACTTGATGGACGCTTTGGATAAGTACATTCCAGAGCCAGTCCGTGAAGACGACAAGCCATTCTTGATGGCAATCGAGGACGTTTTCTCGATCGAAGGTCGCGGTACAGTTGCTACCGGACGTATCGAGCGTGGTGTTGTGAAGGTCGGCGAAGAAGTCGAAATCGTTGGTTTGTCGGAAACTCCGGTTAAGACCATCTGCACCGGCGTTGAAATGTTCCGTAAGGAAATGAACGAAGGTCGTTCGGGCGACAACGTTGGTTGCTTGCTTCGTGGTGTGAAGCGTGAAGACATCCAACGCGGTCAGGTTCTTGCTAAGCCAAAGAGCATCAACCCTCACACTAAGTTTGAAGCAGAAGTTTACTGCCTCAGCAAAGACGAAGGTGGCCGTCACACGCCATTCTTCAGTGGCTATCGTCCTCAGTTCTACTTCCGTACGACTGACGTGACCGGTACTGCTAACTTGGTCGACGCTGACATGTGCATGCCTGGCGACAACGTCAAGGTTACAGTTGAGTTGCACAAGCCAATCGCGATCGATGACGGTGTTCGTTTCGCGATTCGCGAAGGTGGACGTACCGTTGGTTCGGGCGTTGTTACCAAGATCGTAGAGTAG
- the rsmG gene encoding 16S rRNA (guanine(527)-N(7))-methyltransferase RsmG, which produces MPNNPTPPNPTPPVEDDTFEAALARYGMELDDSLASSLKEYAETMWRYNEQLNLTRHTTWDLFVGRDLRDCLQLAHLIQPDEDVLDLGSGNGVPGIPLAIIRPDINVALAESVGKRAKVLDELVTELNLEVPVYASRGEDLLEDFRFTTIVSRAVGSLLKFCRWVEPHWDGFDRLLLIKGPKWINERGEARHHGVLKGLDLRIVATYPLGNPLDEDSPAETNDLTPAATEAPHPSDTSPGEGVILQLSPKGRFA; this is translated from the coding sequence ATGCCCAACAATCCCACGCCGCCTAATCCCACGCCGCCCGTCGAGGACGACACCTTTGAAGCCGCTTTGGCCCGCTACGGCATGGAACTTGACGATTCCCTAGCGAGTTCGCTGAAGGAATACGCCGAAACCATGTGGCGGTACAACGAGCAGCTCAACCTGACCCGTCACACCACTTGGGACCTGTTTGTAGGCCGCGATCTTCGCGATTGCCTTCAACTGGCGCACCTGATCCAGCCAGACGAAGACGTGCTGGACCTTGGAAGCGGCAATGGCGTCCCCGGCATACCGCTGGCCATCATCCGGCCGGACATCAATGTCGCCCTTGCTGAATCGGTTGGCAAAAGAGCGAAGGTTCTCGACGAACTTGTCACCGAACTGAACCTCGAAGTGCCAGTCTATGCTTCCCGCGGCGAAGACCTACTCGAAGACTTTCGCTTCACGACCATTGTCAGCCGAGCGGTAGGCAGCCTGCTAAAGTTCTGCCGCTGGGTTGAACCCCACTGGGACGGTTTCGATCGTTTACTGTTGATCAAAGGCCCAAAATGGATCAACGAACGCGGTGAAGCCCGGCACCACGGCGTCTTAAAGGGATTGGACCTGCGAATTGTTGCAACCTACCCGCTCGGTAACCCGCTGGACGAAGATAGCCCAGCGGAAACCAATGACCTGACACCGGCGGCAACCGAAGCCCCTCACCCATCGGACACATCGCCCGGCGAAGGCGTCATTTTGCAGTTGTCCCCCAAAGGCCGTTTCGCCTAG
- the cysD gene encoding sulfate adenylyltransferase subunit CysD, whose protein sequence is MSDYSLTHLKQLEAESIHIFREVVSEFQNPVMLYSIGKDSAVLLHLALKAFHPGKLPFPLLHVDTTYKFKDMYEFRDNYAGKELGLDLLVHINEEGLKLNIPPWEDSERHTELMKTDALKAALDKYQFDAAFGGARRDEEKSRAKERVFSFRDKSHRWDPKNQRPELWNLYNGRVNKGESIRVFPMSNWTELDVWQYIHMENIPIVPLYLSAPRKVVNRDGILLMRDDDRMPLLPGEVEETKMVRFRTLGCYPLSGAVESEATTLPEVIQEMLLTKTSERQGRIIDQDEGGVGMQKKKERGYF, encoded by the coding sequence ATGTCAGACTATAGCCTCACCCACCTGAAACAACTCGAGGCCGAGAGCATCCACATTTTCCGAGAAGTCGTCTCGGAATTCCAGAATCCCGTGATGCTGTACTCGATCGGCAAAGACTCTGCCGTCCTTCTGCACCTGGCCCTCAAGGCCTTCCACCCAGGGAAACTGCCATTCCCGCTGCTGCATGTCGACACCACGTACAAATTCAAGGACATGTACGAGTTCCGCGACAATTACGCTGGCAAGGAACTCGGCCTTGATCTTTTGGTCCACATCAACGAAGAAGGCCTGAAACTCAACATTCCTCCATGGGAAGACTCCGAGCGGCACACAGAGCTGATGAAAACCGATGCCCTGAAGGCAGCTCTCGACAAATACCAATTCGACGCCGCTTTCGGTGGTGCTCGCCGGGACGAAGAAAAGAGTCGCGCCAAAGAACGCGTGTTCAGCTTCCGCGACAAATCCCACCGCTGGGACCCCAAGAACCAACGCCCCGAATTGTGGAACCTCTACAACGGACGCGTCAACAAAGGCGAATCGATCCGAGTGTTCCCGATGAGCAACTGGACCGAACTGGACGTGTGGCAGTACATCCACATGGAAAACATTCCAATCGTACCGCTGTACTTGTCCGCACCACGCAAAGTTGTCAACCGCGACGGCATCCTGCTAATGCGAGATGATGACCGCATGCCACTGCTACCTGGCGAAGTAGAAGAAACCAAGATGGTTCGTTTCCGAACCCTGGGCTGCTACCCACTTTCCGGCGCAGTCGAAAGCGAAGCGACCACGCTGCCCGAAGTGATCCAAGAAATGCTGCTGACCAAAACGAGCGAACGCCAAGGCCGAATCATCGACCAGGACGAAGGCGGCGTCGGCATGCAAAAGAAGAAAGAACGCGGCTACTTCTAA
- the cysN gene encoding sulfate adenylyltransferase subunit CysN, protein MSHQSDLIATDIDAYLKQHEQKQLLRFITCGSVDDGKSTLIGRLLYDSKLVYEDELAKVQSDSIRQGSVAGGFDPSLFMDGLKEEREQGITIDVAYRYFSTAKRKFIIADTPGHEQYTRNMATGASTADLAIILIDARHGVMTQTRRHSFIVSLLGIRHVVVAVNKMDLVDFSEDRFNEICADYRSFATRLDLPDLHFIPISALNGDNVVDRSEDSPWYTGSTLMNFLETVYIGSDRNLQDFRMPVQYVNRPNLNFRGFCGTISSGIIRPGEEITVLPSKQKSKVKSIVSYDGDLDEAFAPLAVTLTLEDEIDASRGNMIVRSGNLPRSESNVEAMLVWMGEDAMVPGKSYLIKHTTQTLPGSIETLKYRVDVNTLHRTPAPTLELNEIGRVAIELSSPIHMDPYRRNRSTGALIVVDRITNATVAAGMILDRGATGPQKSVWDDDLEASTNDKGEVSAVSADERASRFGQKPATVLLTGLTGSGKTSIAQSVERKLFDKGRAVAVIDGEQLRRGLSRDLGFTAEDRSENLRRGGHLAHALNDSGLICLASMVAPAEDVRQKVSKLIGEDRFLVVHVATPLEVCRERDSKGQYAKADAGELVNFPGVTASYEPPTSPALVIDASKQSVSECADAIIELLKTREFIK, encoded by the coding sequence ATGAGCCATCAATCCGACCTAATCGCGACCGACATCGACGCCTACTTGAAGCAACACGAGCAGAAACAACTGCTTCGCTTCATCACCTGCGGCAGCGTTGACGACGGCAAAAGCACTTTGATCGGTCGCCTTTTGTACGACTCCAAGCTGGTCTACGAAGACGAACTGGCCAAAGTCCAAAGCGACTCCATTCGCCAGGGCAGCGTCGCGGGCGGCTTCGACCCATCGCTGTTCATGGATGGACTGAAGGAAGAACGCGAACAGGGCATCACCATCGATGTCGCTTACCGCTACTTCAGCACCGCGAAACGCAAATTCATCATCGCCGACACCCCCGGCCATGAACAATACACCCGGAACATGGCCACCGGCGCCAGCACCGCCGACCTTGCCATCATCCTGATTGACGCACGCCATGGCGTGATGACCCAAACCCGCCGCCACTCGTTCATCGTCTCGCTCTTGGGCATTCGTCACGTGGTGGTCGCGGTCAACAAGATGGACCTAGTCGACTTCAGCGAAGATCGCTTCAACGAGATCTGCGCCGACTACCGGTCCTTTGCGACCCGACTCGACCTGCCTGACCTGCACTTCATCCCTATCAGTGCCCTCAACGGTGACAACGTTGTCGACCGCAGCGAAGACTCGCCGTGGTACACCGGCAGCACGCTGATGAACTTCCTGGAAACCGTCTACATCGGCTCGGACCGGAACCTGCAAGACTTCCGCATGCCGGTTCAATACGTGAACCGACCGAACCTGAACTTCCGCGGTTTTTGTGGCACGATCTCGTCCGGCATTATTCGCCCGGGCGAAGAGATCACCGTTTTACCCAGCAAGCAAAAGTCGAAAGTCAAAAGCATCGTCAGCTACGACGGTGACCTCGACGAAGCCTTCGCCCCACTCGCAGTAACACTCACGCTTGAAGACGAAATTGACGCCAGCCGCGGCAACATGATTGTCCGCAGCGGCAACCTGCCTCGCAGTGAATCAAATGTCGAAGCGATGCTCGTCTGGATGGGCGAAGACGCGATGGTCCCGGGCAAGTCTTACCTGATCAAACACACGACCCAGACCCTGCCGGGCAGCATTGAAACGCTGAAATACCGAGTGGACGTCAACACGCTTCATCGCACACCAGCACCCACGTTAGAACTCAACGAAATCGGCCGCGTGGCGATCGAACTATCCAGCCCGATCCACATGGACCCCTACCGACGAAACCGCAGCACCGGTGCGTTGATCGTCGTTGACCGCATCACCAATGCAACGGTAGCGGCGGGCATGATCTTGGATCGCGGCGCCACCGGCCCACAAAAATCGGTCTGGGACGATGACCTAGAAGCCTCCACCAACGACAAGGGCGAAGTCTCAGCAGTTTCCGCTGACGAGCGAGCATCCCGATTCGGGCAAAAACCCGCCACCGTCCTGCTAACCGGACTGACCGGCAGCGGTAAAACCTCGATCGCCCAATCAGTCGAGCGAAAGCTATTCGACAAGGGTCGCGCCGTTGCAGTCATCGATGGCGAGCAACTTCGCCGCGGACTCAGTCGCGACCTCGGCTTCACTGCCGAAGACCGCAGCGAGAACCTACGCCGCGGCGGCCACTTGGCTCACGCCCTGAACGACTCCGGCCTCATCTGCCTGGCCTCAATGGTCGCACCCGCCGAAGACGTTCGCCAAAAGGTCAGCAAACTGATCGGCGAAGATCGATTCCTGGTCGTCCACGTCGCCACACCACTGGAAGTCTGCCGCGAACGCGATTCCAAGGGTCAATACGCCAAAGCGGACGCTGGCGAACTGGTAAACTTCCCCGGCGTGACAGCGAGCTACGAACCGCCAACCTCGCCAGCACTGGTCATCGACGCATCCAAGCAATCCGTTAGCGAGTGTGCTGATGCGATCATCGAACTGCTTAAGACCCGCGAATTCATTAAGTAG
- a CDS encoding M3 family metallopeptidase, with protein sequence MLQTWSGPHGGVPPFRDVRVDQFSAAFETALAQAKADIETIADSPEPPTFENTIVALETAGKTLDRLEVIFDVHASNLNVGPIPDLEREISPKLAAHSDSITQNSKLFARIEKIHNDVFSDHSVKLKPDAERLLDETLKDFVRLGARLDDADKAKLSQINTRLARLFTDFNQNVLEEEKRHVTWINDEADLAGLSKSAIQSMSSAAKEKGGDAPYAITNTRSSMDPFLTYAENRELREQVWRNFYFRCDNNDQFDNKNIIREILHLRTTRAKLLGYPTHAHWRMESTMAAKPAAAMELMMQVWKPAIARVADEVADMQAIADAECDAAGKPHIQIEPWDYRYYAEKVRKQKYDLDMAEVKPYLQLGKMTDAMMYCADRLFGLKFEPISGLPTFHPDVTVYEVTRDGQHVGLFYLDPFAREGKRSGAWMTDYRAQSGVGISADEQGIPVQTSIVSNNSNFVAAAEGEPVLISWDDATTLFHEFGHALHGLSSQVKYPSQSGTNVARDFVEFPSQVLEHWLSTPEVLSQFAVHFETGKPMPAELLEKIERSSKFNSGFETVEYLACAILDMQLHQREAASIDISDFEKSQLAAIDMPSELPMRHRLPHFSHLFSSDAYSAGYYSYLWSDALTADAAEMFEQADGKYFDSEVAAKLYDHILSVGNTLDPAVTYRAFRGRDVNTDALLRKRGFPTGK encoded by the coding sequence ATGCTGCAAACATGGAGCGGCCCACACGGCGGCGTGCCTCCCTTTCGCGACGTGCGCGTCGATCAGTTTTCAGCCGCCTTCGAAACAGCACTAGCCCAAGCCAAGGCTGACATTGAAACGATCGCCGACTCGCCTGAACCACCCACTTTCGAAAACACGATCGTGGCACTGGAAACAGCCGGAAAAACTCTCGATCGCCTCGAAGTCATTTTTGACGTCCACGCTTCGAACCTGAACGTGGGCCCGATTCCCGACCTCGAACGCGAAATCTCACCCAAGCTCGCCGCTCACTCGGATTCCATCACCCAAAACAGCAAGCTCTTCGCTCGCATCGAAAAGATCCATAACGACGTCTTCAGCGACCATTCCGTCAAACTTAAACCTGACGCCGAACGACTCCTCGACGAAACACTGAAAGACTTCGTCCGCCTTGGCGCCCGCCTGGACGACGCCGACAAAGCCAAACTCTCACAAATCAACACACGCCTGGCACGCCTCTTCACCGACTTCAACCAGAACGTCCTAGAAGAAGAAAAACGCCACGTCACCTGGATCAACGACGAAGCCGATCTAGCTGGTTTATCGAAATCCGCGATCCAGTCGATGAGCAGCGCAGCGAAGGAAAAGGGCGGCGATGCCCCCTACGCGATTACCAACACGCGGTCGTCGATGGACCCGTTTTTGACCTACGCCGAAAATCGCGAACTGCGTGAACAAGTCTGGCGAAACTTTTACTTCCGCTGCGACAACAACGACCAATTCGACAACAAAAACATCATCCGCGAAATCCTGCACCTGCGGACAACACGAGCCAAACTGCTCGGCTATCCAACGCACGCCCACTGGCGAATGGAATCCACCATGGCCGCCAAACCGGCCGCCGCGATGGAACTGATGATGCAGGTCTGGAAACCCGCGATCGCCCGCGTCGCCGACGAAGTCGCCGACATGCAAGCCATCGCCGACGCCGAATGCGATGCCGCAGGAAAGCCTCACATCCAGATCGAACCGTGGGACTACCGCTATTACGCCGAAAAAGTGCGTAAGCAAAAATACGACCTCGACATGGCCGAAGTCAAACCATACTTGCAACTGGGCAAGATGACCGACGCCATGATGTATTGTGCCGATCGCTTGTTCGGCCTGAAGTTCGAACCCATCAGCGGACTCCCGACCTTCCATCCGGACGTAACCGTCTACGAGGTCACGCGAGACGGCCAACACGTCGGCCTGTTCTACCTCGACCCATTTGCTCGCGAAGGAAAACGCAGCGGCGCCTGGATGACGGACTACCGAGCACAATCCGGCGTCGGAATCAGCGCAGACGAACAAGGCATCCCCGTTCAAACATCGATCGTTTCCAATAACAGCAATTTCGTTGCCGCCGCCGAAGGCGAGCCCGTGCTCATCTCCTGGGACGATGCGACGACACTCTTCCATGAGTTCGGACACGCACTGCACGGTCTTTCCAGCCAAGTTAAATACCCTTCGCAATCCGGCACCAACGTCGCCCGCGACTTTGTCGAGTTCCCTTCACAGGTTCTCGAACACTGGCTCTCAACCCCGGAAGTACTCAGCCAATTCGCGGTCCACTTCGAGACCGGCAAACCGATGCCGGCTGAACTGCTAGAAAAGATTGAGCGGTCCAGCAAATTCAACAGCGGCTTCGAAACCGTCGAATACCTGGCCTGTGCCATCCTCGACATGCAACTGCATCAACGCGAAGCAGCCAGCATCGACATCTCAGATTTTGAAAAGTCACAGCTCGCGGCAATCGACATGCCCAGCGAACTTCCAATGCGTCACCGCTTGCCACACTTCAGCCACCTGTTCAGCAGCGACGCCTATTCGGCGGGCTACTACAGCTACCTTTGGAGCGACGCACTGACGGCGGACGCCGCTGAAATGTTCGAACAAGCCGACGGCAAGTACTTCGACAGCGAAGTCGCAGCCAAGCTTTACGATCATATCCTGAGCGTCGGCAACACGCTCGACCCGGCAGTCACCTACCGAGCCTTCCGAGGCCGCGACGTTAACACCGACGCACTGCTTCGCAAACGCGGTTTCCCAACCGGAAAATGA
- a CDS encoding histidine phosphatase family protein has protein sequence MMGKPFTVYLIRHAESENNARPVYDRVCDPSITARGRIQSQHLAQWMKTMSLDVLVASPFRRTLQTAQAILDQRDRRTEVWHDIFESGGCFHGHDEASFTGAPGLSRVEIEASLSCELVIDPEIGAEGWWRGQPREQAEQTRARAAKVAQRLISTFDGTGVSVGLVVHADFIRELLSVMLDQVLSMDAVGPIANTSVTTLQFSGAWRLECLNSVTHMPQRLFSLRES, from the coding sequence ATGATGGGCAAGCCGTTCACGGTCTACCTCATTCGTCACGCTGAAAGCGAAAACAATGCACGCCCGGTCTATGATCGGGTGTGCGATCCGTCGATCACGGCACGTGGTCGAATCCAGAGTCAGCATCTCGCGCAGTGGATGAAAACCATGTCGCTTGATGTGCTGGTTGCCAGTCCGTTTCGGCGGACGTTGCAAACCGCCCAGGCGATCTTGGATCAGCGCGATCGCCGCACCGAAGTCTGGCACGATATCTTTGAATCCGGTGGATGCTTCCACGGCCACGACGAGGCCTCTTTTACTGGGGCTCCTGGTTTGAGTCGCGTTGAAATCGAAGCGTCGCTGAGTTGCGAGTTGGTCATCGACCCTGAGATTGGCGCCGAGGGATGGTGGCGTGGGCAGCCTCGTGAACAAGCGGAGCAAACTCGAGCACGCGCCGCGAAGGTAGCGCAGCGATTGATCAGCACGTTTGACGGCACCGGGGTCTCAGTGGGGCTCGTCGTTCATGCCGATTTTATTCGGGAGTTGCTCAGTGTGATGCTCGATCAGGTCCTTAGTATGGACGCTGTTGGTCCAATCGCGAACACGTCGGTGACCACGCTGCAGTTTTCTGGAGCGTGGCGATTGGAGTGCCTAAATAGTGTGACCCACATGCCGCAGCGTTTGTTTTCGCTGCGTGAGTCTTAA